From a region of the Pogona vitticeps strain Pit_001003342236 chromosome 7, PviZW2.1, whole genome shotgun sequence genome:
- the LIAT1 gene encoding protein LIAT1 isoform X2: MPLPVKERETRQNVESRRPPDVSSEEEGAKANPSAAKGRPSGPEKSGRKKGRKKKKKKASQDPEKSPGKNKKQPIFQRSSFELLPPQSDEGRTSGTPKRAPGQTLGTGLLGSTSALFFLAAQEDHFAPPNESLRWEGTLDDPVAEEERLWNYRLNRRKRYGAFLQQNLPPTPSFTLRNLPELCQAAQTNGEYSPGRSESSLDTSGGSTKTKAGLTSQIITKGSTSQPGLC; this comes from the exons atgCCT ctgcctgtGAAAGAACGGGAGACGAGGCAAAACGTGGAGTCCCGTCGGCCGCCGGACGTTTCCTCCGAGGAAGAAGGGGCGAAGGCAAACCCATCGGCCGCAAAGGGCCGCCCTTCGGGGCCGGAGAAGTCGGGCAGGAAGAAAGGccggaaaaagaagaaaaagaaggccaGCCAGGATCCTG AAAAGTCTCCAGGCAAAAACAAGAAGCAGCCGATCTTTCAAAGATCTTCCTTCGAACTGCTCCCTCCCCAGAGCGATGAGGGGAGAACCTCAGGTACCCCAAAGCGAGCTCCCGGCCAGACTCTAGGAACGGGACTCCTCGGCTCCACTTCCGCCTTGTTCTTCCTGGCGGCTCAAGAGGACCACTTCGCTCCGCCCAACGAGAGCCTTCGATGGGAGGGGACCCTGGACGACCCAGTGGCCGAAGAGGAGAGGCTGTGGAATTACAGGCTGAACCGAAGGAAACGTTACGGAGCCTTCCTCCAGCAAAACCTGCCGCCAACGCCGTCCTTCACTCTCAGGAATCTGCCCGAACTTTGTCAAGCTGCTCAAACGAACGGGGAATATTCACCGGGCAGGAGCGAATCCTCTCTGGATACTTCAGGGGGGTCAACAAAAACTAAAGCAGGCTTGACTTCTCAGATCATAACCAAAGGCTCAACGAGTCAGCCAGGATTGTGCTGA
- the LIAT1 gene encoding protein LIAT1 isoform X1: protein MKEGFFWGGDMGQFMVWLLEERGKGKGEYLELPVKERETRQNVESRRPPDVSSEEEGAKANPSAAKGRPSGPEKSGRKKGRKKKKKKASQDPEKSPGKNKKQPIFQRSSFELLPPQSDEGRTSGTPKRAPGQTLGTGLLGSTSALFFLAAQEDHFAPPNESLRWEGTLDDPVAEEERLWNYRLNRRKRYGAFLQQNLPPTPSFTLRNLPELCQAAQTNGEYSPGRSESSLDTSGGSTKTKAGLTSQIITKGSTSQPGLC, encoded by the exons atgaaggagggttttttttgggggggggatatgggGCAATTCATGGTGTGGCTTttggaagagagagggaaaggaaaaggggaatattTGGAG ctgcctgtGAAAGAACGGGAGACGAGGCAAAACGTGGAGTCCCGTCGGCCGCCGGACGTTTCCTCCGAGGAAGAAGGGGCGAAGGCAAACCCATCGGCCGCAAAGGGCCGCCCTTCGGGGCCGGAGAAGTCGGGCAGGAAGAAAGGccggaaaaagaagaaaaagaaggccaGCCAGGATCCTG AAAAGTCTCCAGGCAAAAACAAGAAGCAGCCGATCTTTCAAAGATCTTCCTTCGAACTGCTCCCTCCCCAGAGCGATGAGGGGAGAACCTCAGGTACCCCAAAGCGAGCTCCCGGCCAGACTCTAGGAACGGGACTCCTCGGCTCCACTTCCGCCTTGTTCTTCCTGGCGGCTCAAGAGGACCACTTCGCTCCGCCCAACGAGAGCCTTCGATGGGAGGGGACCCTGGACGACCCAGTGGCCGAAGAGGAGAGGCTGTGGAATTACAGGCTGAACCGAAGGAAACGTTACGGAGCCTTCCTCCAGCAAAACCTGCCGCCAACGCCGTCCTTCACTCTCAGGAATCTGCCCGAACTTTGTCAAGCTGCTCAAACGAACGGGGAATATTCACCGGGCAGGAGCGAATCCTCTCTGGATACTTCAGGGGGGTCAACAAAAACTAAAGCAGGCTTGACTTCTCAGATCATAACCAAAGGCTCAACGAGTCAGCCAGGATTGTGCTGA
- the RFLNB gene encoding refilin-B has translation MVGRLSLPEGPELPGSKRRAAERGLHSPDSGLPPSPAGWLLAGGDGGGAGSGSESGSEQGGALLANGRPEAAEAPPTPPRQDASRPVTPLPPGGTARLCTLSFGEGVEFDPLPPKDIRYTSSVKYDSEKHFINNIYLPVGLGLSSCSQTVVCVPDCTWRNYKAEVHFQPRHRARSFASTTIVYPKNTTTVYTTTLDYNCRKYTRKFLSSVELESSGNESG, from the exons ATGGTGGGGCGGCTGAGCCTTCCGGAGGGTCCGGAGCTGCCGGGCTCCAAGCGCCGGGCCGCCGAGCGGGGGCTCCACAGCCCGGACTCCGGATTACCCCCCAGCCCCGCCGGCTGGCTCCTGGCCGGGGGCGATGGCGGCGGCGCGGGATCTGGATCGGAATCCGGATCCGAGCAGGGGGGAGCTCTCCTCGCCAACGGGCGGCCCGAGGCGGCGGAGGCGCCCCCGACACCTCCTCGCCAG gatgcttcACGACCCGTCACTCCACTCCCTCCTGGCGGCACTGCGCGGTTGTGCACGCTCTCCTTCGGCGAAGGAGTGGAATTTGACCCCTTGCCACCCAAAGATATAAG GTACACCTCCTCGGTGAAATACGACTCGGAAAAGCACTTCATCAATAATATTTACCTGCCGGTGGGACTGGGCCTCTCCTCCTGCAGCCAGACGGTCGTTTGCGTCCCCGACTGCACGTGGCGTAACTACAAAGCCGAGGTGCACTTTCAGCCTCGCCACCGGGCCCGGAGTTTCGCCAGCACCACCATCGTCTACCCCAAGAACACGACCACCGTGTACACCACCACACTGGATTACAATTGTCGGAAGTACACGCGGAAGTTCTTGTCCAGCGTGGAACTGGAGTCTTCGGGGAACGAGAGCGGCTGA